In Bacillus sp. KH172YL63, one genomic interval encodes:
- a CDS encoding YitT family protein, translated as MMKQVQSLLNIALGAFLIALNIHFFLSPNKVGTGGTSGAGIVLAQFMDLPVGVIMFTLDMLLFLLGLLLIGPSFGIKSVFASLTLSGMVWGLEAFHPLTNPIGHDVLIQIVIGTLIGAIGVALIFNQEASAGGTGVLAKIIHRFTGLDLGRAVLASDILIVVASAWFFGLQIGLYAFFGLLLKGMMIDRTLQFFNENKEVVIISEHSEEIKDFIVGDLEKGATVHSAKGAFSDDQKEVITTIVGRKEFSRLKSYIQSTDEKAFITVHTMNEIWGQNFKSFA; from the coding sequence ATGATGAAACAAGTTCAATCCTTATTAAATATAGCGCTTGGTGCGTTTTTGATCGCACTGAATATACATTTTTTCCTGTCACCGAATAAAGTCGGAACAGGGGGCACGAGCGGAGCAGGCATCGTTCTCGCCCAGTTCATGGACTTGCCTGTCGGCGTCATCATGTTCACACTTGATATGCTGTTGTTCCTGCTCGGATTACTCTTGATCGGTCCGAGTTTCGGGATAAAGTCGGTATTCGCAAGTCTGACCCTGAGCGGAATGGTGTGGGGATTGGAAGCTTTCCATCCTCTTACGAACCCAATCGGCCATGACGTGCTCATCCAGATTGTGATCGGGACGCTCATCGGGGCCATCGGGGTCGCATTGATCTTTAATCAGGAAGCATCCGCAGGTGGAACCGGGGTGCTTGCAAAGATTATCCACCGGTTCACCGGACTTGATCTCGGAAGGGCCGTTCTCGCTTCAGACATCCTGATCGTCGTTGCATCAGCATGGTTCTTCGGGCTGCAGATCGGATTGTACGCATTCTTCGGACTGTTGCTGAAAGGCATGATGATCGACCGGACGCTTCAATTTTTCAATGAAAACAAAGAAGTCGTGATCATCAGTGAGCACAGTGAAGAAATCAAGGACTTCATCGTCGGCGATCTGGAAAAAGGCGCGACGGTCCATTCTGCCAAAGGTGCTTTTTCAGATGACCAAAAAGAAGTCATCACCACCATCGTCGGCCGGAAGGAATTCTCCAGATTGAAGTCTTACATTCAATCCACTGATGAGAAAGCTTTTATCACCGTTCATACGATGAACGAAATTTGGGGTCAAAACTTTAAATCATTCGCTTAA
- a CDS encoding GntR family transcriptional regulator yields MKKRQTTELRVYGHLKDALLARKIAPGTQLVEQIISEKMEVSRTPIRHALKRLEAEGLVQIIPNRGAFVVHPSREEIISFFELRKEIEFLTVKYGLPKVKKSDIPKLYTLLEEEQETYRQKDLLKYVELNKQFHLFLAEVSGNKFLTRYMDEMLTQSNVYLFLFDVFYHIEPGENVRSREHEDMVKAIENKDGQTLLELIDLHMKHSFDDLRLEDNGYSTLEEVLEE; encoded by the coding sequence GTGAAGAAAAGACAAACAACAGAGCTGAGGGTTTATGGACATTTAAAAGACGCGCTGCTCGCAAGGAAGATTGCACCGGGAACCCAGCTTGTCGAGCAAATCATTTCTGAGAAAATGGAAGTGAGCAGGACACCTATCAGGCATGCGCTGAAACGGCTGGAAGCAGAAGGGCTCGTTCAGATCATCCCGAACCGGGGTGCCTTTGTCGTCCACCCTTCCAGGGAAGAAATCATTTCTTTCTTTGAACTAAGAAAAGAAATAGAGTTCCTCACCGTGAAATACGGTCTCCCAAAAGTGAAAAAGTCCGATATCCCGAAGCTGTATACACTTCTTGAAGAAGAGCAGGAAACCTACAGACAAAAAGATCTGTTGAAATATGTCGAGTTGAATAAGCAGTTCCATTTGTTTCTTGCCGAAGTGAGCGGGAATAAATTCCTCACCCGTTATATGGACGAAATGCTCACACAGTCCAACGTGTACCTGTTTTTATTCGATGTATTCTATCATATCGAGCCAGGGGAAAATGTCCGTTCGAGGGAACATGAGGACATGGTGAAGGCAATCGAAAACAAGGATGGCCAGACGCTCCTTGAATTGATCGATCTTCATATGAAGCACAGTTTCGATGATCTCCGCCTTGAGGATAATGGGTATTCCACCTTGGAGGAAGTGTTGGAGGAATAG
- a CDS encoding ABC-F family ATP-binding cassette domain-containing protein, with product MSLLTVQNLTHGFGDRAIFNDVSFRLLKGEHIGLIGANGEGKSTFMNIITGKLEPDEGKVEWAKRIRIGYLDQHAKLKQGMTIRDVLKTAFQYLFDMETEMNDLFAKMGDASPEELEELLEETGTLQDALTNNDFYIIDAKVEEIGRGLGLDDIGLEKDVHDLSGGQRTKVLLAKLLLEKPDILLLDEPTNYLDEQHITWLKRYLQEYENAFILISHDIPFLNSVINLIYHMENQELNRYAGDYHEFKRVHEMKRQQLESAFKRQQQEISELKDFVARNKARVSTRNMAMSRQKKLDKMDVIELAAEKPKPEFNFKLARTAGRVIFETKDLVIGYDEPLSKPLNLKMERGQKIALSGANGIGKTTLLRSILGEIKPISGSVELGDYLHIGYFEQEIKTKNNQTCIEEVWNEFPSFNQAEVRAALAKCGLTTKHIESKVEVLSGGEKAKVRLCKLMNKESNVLVFDEPTNHLDVEAKEELKRALKEYKGTVLLISHEPDFYLDVATEVWNCEDWTTKLF from the coding sequence ATGAGTTTATTGACAGTGCAAAATTTAACCCACGGTTTCGGTGACCGTGCGATTTTTAACGACGTATCTTTCCGTCTATTAAAGGGTGAACATATCGGCTTGATCGGTGCCAATGGAGAAGGAAAGTCGACATTCATGAATATCATCACCGGAAAGCTTGAGCCTGATGAAGGGAAAGTCGAATGGGCGAAGCGGATCCGGATCGGATATTTGGATCAGCATGCCAAGCTGAAGCAGGGGATGACGATCCGTGACGTACTGAAGACGGCATTTCAATATTTATTTGATATGGAAACGGAAATGAACGACCTGTTTGCCAAAATGGGAGATGCCTCTCCTGAAGAGCTGGAAGAGCTGCTTGAAGAAACAGGCACGCTTCAGGATGCTTTGACGAACAATGATTTCTATATCATTGACGCGAAGGTGGAAGAAATCGGACGTGGTCTAGGATTGGACGATATCGGATTGGAGAAGGATGTCCACGACCTGAGTGGCGGACAGCGCACGAAAGTCCTGCTTGCCAAGCTGCTGCTTGAAAAGCCTGACATCCTCCTTCTCGATGAGCCGACCAACTATCTAGACGAGCAGCATATCACCTGGTTGAAGCGCTACCTGCAGGAATATGAAAATGCATTCATCCTGATTTCACATGATATCCCGTTCCTCAACAGTGTCATCAACCTGATCTATCATATGGAAAATCAGGAATTGAACCGTTACGCCGGTGACTATCATGAATTCAAACGGGTTCATGAAATGAAGAGGCAGCAGCTAGAGTCTGCCTTCAAGAGACAGCAGCAGGAAATTTCCGAGCTGAAGGATTTCGTTGCCCGCAACAAAGCCCGGGTATCAACACGGAATATGGCCATGTCACGTCAGAAGAAGCTCGATAAGATGGACGTGATCGAACTGGCTGCCGAGAAGCCGAAGCCCGAATTCAATTTCAAACTGGCGAGAACAGCAGGCAGGGTCATCTTTGAGACGAAGGATCTTGTGATCGGGTATGACGAGCCGTTGTCCAAGCCACTCAACCTGAAGATGGAACGTGGTCAAAAGATTGCCCTCTCCGGAGCGAACGGAATCGGGAAAACGACGTTACTGCGCAGTATTCTGGGAGAAATCAAACCGATCTCTGGTTCTGTGGAGCTTGGAGACTATCTTCATATCGGATATTTCGAGCAGGAGATCAAGACGAAGAATAATCAGACTTGTATTGAAGAAGTGTGGAATGAGTTCCCATCCTTCAATCAGGCAGAAGTCCGTGCTGCCCTGGCGAAATGCGGCTTGACGACCAAGCACATCGAAAGCAAGGTCGAGGTGCTGAGCGGCGGGGAGAAGGCGAAAGTCCGCCTCTGCAAGCTGATGAACAAAGAATCGAACGTCCTTGTATTCGATGAGCCGACCAATCACCTCGACGTCGAGGCGAAAGAAGAATTGAAGCGTGCCCTGAAGGAATATAAAGGCACCGTCCTCCTCATCAGTCACGAACCGGATTTCTATCTCGATGTCGCCACAGAAGTATGGAACTGTGAAGACTGGACGACAAAATTATTTTAA
- a CDS encoding MarR family winged helix-turn-helix transcriptional regulator: MDSEHIQHSYIDRLFTAFQVSNRQIQQEMSTRLKEMNLTVPQFYILSLLSASDGTKSTELAEKLEVKPSAITVMIDRLLKSDLVIRERDENDRRIVNLKLSPEGQAVFMKAKDMRREVFSRYLSYLDEEDVSQLVTIYEKLARAVENITE; this comes from the coding sequence GTGGATTCTGAACATATCCAACATTCGTATATAGATCGCCTGTTCACTGCTTTTCAAGTGTCAAACAGGCAGATCCAGCAGGAAATGTCCACTCGGTTGAAAGAGATGAATCTGACCGTTCCCCAGTTTTATATCCTTTCGCTCCTGTCGGCATCCGACGGAACCAAGTCAACGGAACTGGCGGAGAAGCTGGAAGTGAAGCCGAGTGCCATCACCGTCATGATCGACCGCTTATTGAAGAGTGACCTGGTCATCAGGGAGAGGGACGAAAATGACAGGAGAATTGTCAATTTAAAGCTTTCGCCTGAAGGTCAGGCAGTATTCATGAAAGCGAAGGATATGAGAAGGGAAGTGTTTTCACGCTACCTTTCATACTTGGACGAAGAAGATGTGAGCCAGCTTGTAACGATTTACGAAAAGCTGGCCAGAGCTGTAGAGAACATAACAG